The genomic DNA ACGGCTCCCGGGACCACGACGCTCGGCCCGGCGCCCGCACAGCCTCCTCTTTGACGAATCCGGGATGGCGCACAGCGCCGCCGGTTACCGTGCGACGTACGAGTCATGAGTTACGAGGCGTAGTCGTACGAACCGGGATGAGACAGGCGCGTGCAGAACGAACGGACTGTGGTCGACGGCCTGCGCCTGGCCGTACGCGCCATGGTCTACGCGGTCCTCGGCGGCGCGGCGCTCATCGCCATCGCGACGGTCGTCTCCGTCCTCGGCCCCATGCTGGCGATCGACCTCTACACCCCCGCCGTTGCGGCCTGGTGGACGGTCTTCACGGCGGTGGCGGTCCAGGGCGTCCCCTTCCTGCTCCTGGGCACGGTGGTGTCGGCGGCGATCGGCGCGTTCGTCCCCGAGCGCGTGTTCACCCGCCTCCTCCCCCGCAACCAGGCCCTGGCCGTCCCGATCGCGGGCGCGGCGGGAGTCGTACTCCCGGGTTGTGAGTGCGCGTCGGTACCGGTGGCGAGCAGCCTGATGCGGCGCGGAGTCGCCCCGGCGGCGGCGTTGGCCTTCCTGCTCTCCGCCCCGGCGATCAACCCGGTCGTCCTGGTGGCCACGTCGATCGCCTTCCCCGGCCAGCCGAAGATGGTGCTCGGCCGCCTGGTCGCGTCCCTCGCGACGGCGGTGGTGATGGGCTGGCTGTGGGCGAGGTTCGGGCGGGAGGAGTGG from Streptomyces sp. NBC_01478 includes the following:
- a CDS encoding permease, with the protein product MVYAVLGGAALIAIATVVSVLGPMLAIDLYTPAVAAWWTVFTAVAVQGVPFLLLGTVVSAAIGAFVPERVFTRLLPRNQALAVPIAGAAGVVLPGCECASVPVASSLMRRGVAPAAALAFLLSAPAINPVVLVATSIAFPGQPKMVLGRLVASLATAVVMGWLWARFGREEWLRLPKRKQAAASSPAGVKAFVAGLQHDFLHAGGFLVLGAAAAATFNIAVPRSVLDVFTGSSWLSLLLLASLAVVLCVCSEADAFVAASLSGFSPAAKLAFMVVGPMVDLKLIALQAGTFGRSFAFRFSSTTWLVAVVSSTLVGWWLL